The following coding sequences lie in one Candidatus Methanomethylophilaceae archaeon genomic window:
- a CDS encoding V-type ATP synthase subunit B: protein MADISKEYKTISQIAGPLVYVKNTEPVGYKEMVNIRLSDGSMRRGQVLDSSGDIVVVQVFEGTTGIDRDASVRFLGETMKMPVSKDMLGRILSGSGKPLDGGADIVPEDERDIMGAAINPWARDSPSDFIQTGISTIDGMNTLVRGQKLPIFSASGLPHNEIALQIARQAKVRGENEEFAVVFIAMGITNEEKQMFMTEFERTGALKNAVVFLNLADDPAVERTLTPRLGLTTAEYMAFDLGMQVLVIMTDITNYCEALRQIGAAREEVPGRRGYPGYMYTDLAQLYERAGRIKGKKGSITQIPILSMPGGDITHPIPDLSGYITEGQIVLSMDLHRNGIYPPINVSSSLSRLMGGGTGEGKTREDHKGVSDQLYASYAEGKDLRGLVAIVGKDSLSEMDRKLLDFADVFEDRFVRQGSEEDRSIEETLDLGWNLLTTLDLEQITKIGRKYIEKYMPKKE from the coding sequence ATGGCAGACATATCCAAAGAGTACAAGACAATCTCCCAGATCGCCGGGCCTCTCGTGTACGTCAAGAACACCGAGCCCGTCGGATACAAAGAGATGGTCAACATCAGGCTCTCCGACGGAAGCATGAGGAGAGGCCAGGTTCTCGATTCCTCCGGCGACATCGTCGTCGTCCAGGTTTTCGAGGGGACCACCGGTATCGACAGGGATGCGTCCGTCCGTTTCCTCGGCGAGACCATGAAGATGCCCGTTTCGAAGGACATGCTCGGAAGGATCCTCTCCGGATCCGGAAAGCCCCTCGACGGAGGAGCTGACATCGTCCCCGAAGACGAGCGCGACATCATGGGTGCGGCTATCAACCCCTGGGCAAGGGACAGCCCGTCCGACTTCATCCAGACCGGTATCTCCACCATCGACGGTATGAACACCCTGGTCAGGGGACAGAAACTGCCTATCTTCTCCGCGTCGGGTCTTCCCCACAACGAGATCGCGCTTCAGATCGCGAGGCAGGCAAAGGTCCGCGGAGAGAACGAGGAGTTCGCCGTCGTGTTCATCGCCATGGGTATCACCAACGAGGAGAAGCAGATGTTCATGACCGAGTTCGAGAGGACCGGAGCGCTGAAGAACGCAGTGGTCTTCCTCAACTTGGCAGACGACCCTGCCGTCGAGCGTACCCTCACTCCCCGTCTCGGTCTCACCACCGCGGAGTACATGGCATTCGACCTCGGCATGCAGGTGCTGGTCATCATGACCGACATCACCAACTACTGCGAGGCTCTCCGTCAGATCGGAGCCGCCCGTGAGGAAGTGCCCGGAAGGCGTGGATATCCCGGTTACATGTACACCGATCTTGCCCAGCTCTACGAGCGTGCGGGAAGGATCAAAGGGAAGAAAGGATCTATCACCCAGATCCCCATCCTGTCCATGCCCGGAGGAGACATCACCCACCCGATCCCCGACCTTTCCGGTTACATCACCGAAGGCCAGATCGTTCTGTCGATGGATCTCCACAGGAACGGTATCTATCCCCCGATCAACGTTTCCTCGTCCCTCAGCAGGCTGATGGGAGGAGGAACCGGAGAGGGCAAGACCCGTGAGGACCACAAAGGGGTCTCCGACCAGCTCTACGCCTCGTACGCAGAAGGTAAGGATCTCCGCGGTCTCGTGGCCATCGTCGGTAAGGATTCGCTTTCCGAGATGGACAGGAAACTCCTGGACTTCGCCGACGTCTTCGAGGACCGCTTCGTCCGCCAGGGATCCGAAGAGGACCGTTCGATTGAGGAGACCCTCGACCTCGGATGGAACCTTCTCACCACCCTCGACCTCGAGCAGATCACGAAGATCGGCCGTAAGTACATCG